Proteins co-encoded in one Marinomonas sp. IMCC 4694 genomic window:
- the purN gene encoding phosphoribosylglycinamide formyltransferase has product MSFPIVVLISGSGSNLQALINQSLQGQLNVTISAVISNKADAYGLERAREAGIPTHTLSHKAFDSREEFDAALQIIIDQYSPKLVVLAGFMRILSEGFATHYLGRMLNIHPSLLPKFKGLDTHQRAIDAREKEHGVSVHFVSPELDAGAVIIQAATLIENNDTADSLGNKIHALEHIIYPLAVRWFSEGRVTFHDGKALLDHKELPASGILYNNTLQ; this is encoded by the coding sequence ATGAGCTTTCCTATCGTTGTCTTAATTTCTGGCAGCGGCAGCAACTTGCAAGCTTTGATTAATCAAAGCTTGCAAGGACAGCTTAATGTGACGATCAGCGCAGTGATTAGTAATAAAGCAGACGCCTACGGTCTTGAACGTGCAAGAGAAGCCGGTATTCCGACGCATACGCTCAGCCATAAAGCGTTTGATAGCCGCGAAGAATTTGATGCAGCGCTGCAAATCATTATCGATCAATATTCACCAAAGCTGGTTGTTCTGGCAGGGTTTATGCGCATATTGTCTGAAGGTTTTGCAACGCATTACCTAGGAAGAATGCTTAATATTCATCCATCACTACTGCCCAAGTTTAAAGGGTTAGATACACACCAACGAGCCATAGACGCCCGCGAAAAAGAGCATGGTGTGTCCGTACATTTTGTCAGCCCTGAACTCGATGCCGGTGCCGTCATTATTCAAGCGGCCACCTTGATTGAAAATAACGATACGGCAGATTCTTTAGGTAACAAGATTCACGCACTAGAGCACATTATCTACCCGTTGGCCGTCAGGTGGTTCAGTGAAGGTAGAGTCACTTTCCATGATGGAAAGGCGTTATTGGATCATAAAGAGCTCCCTGCAAGCGGTATTCTTTATAACAACACACTACAATGA
- a CDS encoding DUF3108 domain-containing protein: protein MTTRKITPFLMAIFMSAPLLSSPSAETAQPNQDTFLTPYSAVYSTIWKKGISLKVEGKQILTRQNNDLWRFVFSANSLLASLSESSTFYVEDHQIIPTLYQYESSVLGKKRSAVLTFDWDKNSVRNDIKNKPWNLSIEPKTLDKLSIQLQVRQDLKMGLNTFDYLIADGGHVKNWQFKREGMETINTKIGRLSAIKIIRTDNLEKGKKTSFWFAPSLDYLLVKLEHKEDGESYYLDIDAFSTL, encoded by the coding sequence ATGACAACTCGTAAAATCACACCGTTTTTAATGGCCATTTTTATGAGTGCGCCACTACTTTCTTCCCCTTCAGCAGAAACCGCTCAACCAAATCAGGATACATTTTTAACCCCTTATTCTGCGGTTTACAGCACCATATGGAAGAAAGGCATTAGTTTAAAAGTTGAGGGAAAACAAATCCTCACCAGACAAAACAATGATTTATGGCGCTTTGTCTTTTCAGCCAACAGCCTTCTTGCGTCACTCTCTGAGTCATCGACATTTTATGTAGAAGATCACCAAATCATTCCGACTTTGTACCAATATGAAAGTTCTGTTTTAGGTAAGAAAAGATCCGCTGTACTCACCTTCGATTGGGACAAAAACAGCGTTCGTAATGACATCAAGAACAAACCATGGAACCTGTCAATTGAGCCTAAGACCCTTGATAAATTATCCATTCAGTTACAGGTCAGGCAAGACCTAAAAATGGGGTTGAATACCTTTGATTATTTAATTGCTGATGGAGGCCATGTTAAAAATTGGCAATTTAAACGAGAAGGTATGGAGACGATCAATACCAAGATTGGGAGGTTGTCTGCCATTAAGATCATTCGGACAGATAATTTGGAAAAAGGTAAAAAAACGTCTTTTTGGTTCGCTCCGTCTTTAGACTACCTATTGGTTAAACTCGAACACAAAGAAGATGGCGAATCCTATTATTTAGACATAGATGCTTTTAGTACGCTTTAG
- a CDS encoding molybdenum cofactor guanylyltransferase — MSVMSVSAAVLAGGKAERMSGRDKGLLLFRGEPMARSVGNALQLVSHCVFINANQHRQDYLSLGFEVVADDEEHRGKGPLSGLISCLAYANTSHLLISPCDTPCISSAAFEQLKAAAQASPGNIYYLRSASGVHPLHAILPVTAALTALRSFLKSQNRLSVMAFYEVFGSFAIDWRNEHEMNNINTLKELND; from the coding sequence ATGAGTGTTATGTCCGTGTCAGCTGCGGTATTGGCTGGCGGTAAAGCCGAACGAATGTCTGGGCGCGATAAGGGGTTGTTATTGTTTCGTGGCGAGCCTATGGCTCGATCCGTTGGAAATGCCCTGCAGTTGGTGAGTCACTGCGTTTTTATTAACGCTAACCAGCACCGGCAGGACTACCTATCTTTAGGCTTTGAAGTGGTGGCCGACGATGAGGAGCATCGCGGAAAAGGCCCTTTATCTGGACTTATTAGCTGTTTGGCATACGCTAATACTTCTCACCTACTTATTTCGCCATGTGATACCCCCTGCATTAGTTCGGCGGCTTTTGAGCAACTGAAAGCCGCAGCTCAGGCGTCACCTGGGAATATTTATTATTTGCGCAGCGCCTCTGGGGTGCACCCCTTGCATGCCATTTTACCTGTGACCGCAGCGTTAACGGCATTACGGTCTTTTTTGAAAAGCCAAAATAGATTGAGTGTCATGGCCTTTTACGAGGTTTTTGGGAGTTTTGCTATAGATTGGCGCAATGAGCATGAAATGAACAATATAAATACGCTGAAAGAACTCAACGACTAA
- a CDS encoding glycosyl transferase family protein, translating into MPPLSELDLCGVATKKSNDFTQYVKILGRGKKGARSLTVEEAEHAMSLLLACQVAPEQSGAFWMLIRIREETVEETVGFTSAVRKHLAQKTPLGHKVDLDWPAYAGKRNELPWFLLAALALANSGVHIVMHGHTFDGEDRLYVEQTIKQLGISVCYSHQQAQHALAEQCFAYMPLTAIDKTLGDLMDLKYVLGLRSPVNTIVRMMNPFSADHSVHGVFHRGYDELHMAACEQLGDASVLVFRGGNGEAEVNPERDVTLGKWQHGAASWTTWPKAEKEHKRLKHQLDLSRLTEHWCGNQIDQFGQQAVRQTLASVVGLLYDVASHDECLTLADTIWQKRNKAYFGSV; encoded by the coding sequence ATGCCTCCACTTTCTGAACTTGACCTTTGTGGTGTTGCGACCAAAAAGAGCAATGATTTCACCCAGTATGTAAAAATTCTGGGGCGTGGGAAAAAAGGTGCCCGCAGTTTAACGGTCGAAGAGGCCGAACACGCCATGAGCTTACTGTTGGCGTGTCAGGTTGCTCCTGAGCAATCGGGGGCGTTCTGGATGCTGATTAGAATTCGTGAAGAAACCGTAGAAGAGACCGTTGGTTTTACCAGCGCTGTGCGAAAGCACCTTGCTCAAAAAACACCATTAGGTCATAAAGTTGACCTTGATTGGCCCGCTTACGCGGGGAAACGCAACGAATTACCCTGGTTTTTATTGGCAGCACTGGCGCTGGCCAATTCGGGGGTTCATATTGTGATGCATGGTCATACATTTGACGGCGAAGATCGTTTGTATGTCGAGCAAACTATTAAGCAGTTAGGAATAAGTGTTTGTTATTCGCATCAACAGGCACAGCATGCTTTAGCAGAACAATGTTTTGCTTATATGCCGCTTACCGCGATAGACAAGACATTGGGTGATCTAATGGATCTTAAATATGTGCTGGGGTTGCGTTCACCGGTGAATACCATCGTGCGAATGATGAATCCGTTTAGTGCTGACCACAGTGTGCATGGTGTGTTTCATCGTGGTTATGATGAGTTGCATATGGCGGCATGCGAACAATTAGGGGATGCGTCAGTGCTCGTGTTTCGTGGTGGAAATGGTGAGGCCGAAGTGAACCCAGAACGAGACGTTACGCTCGGTAAATGGCAACATGGTGCAGCGAGCTGGACGACATGGCCTAAAGCAGAAAAAGAACATAAGCGCCTTAAACATCAGCTTGATTTGTCTCGTTTAACAGAGCATTGGTGTGGCAATCAGATTGATCAATTTGGACAGCAAGCGGTACGTCAGACGCTGGCTTCGGTCGTGGGGCTTTTGTATGATGTGGCATCACATGATGAGTGTCTTACTTTAGCCGATACAATATGGCAAAAGCGCAATAAAGCGTATTTTGGGTCAGTCTAA
- a CDS encoding nitrate reductase, producing MTTTSVKTTCPYCGVGCGVDVTLPASSTMPIPPVKGDMDHPANFGRLCVKGSSLAHTIQSDDRLLTPRVEGASVSWASAAQTIADKITKVVKEHGPDAFAFYLSGQILTEDYYVANKLAKGFIGTANVDTNSRLCMASAVVGYKRAFGSDTVPCNYEDLECCDLLIMVGSNAAWTHPILYQRIAAEKKRRPAMKIVVIDPRETATCDIADLHLAIKPGSDAGLFSFLLNYSAQANLLDSEFITSHTDGFEQAVAQANQSTPTLKATAEFCDVEPNDVMQLASWWSETPKTVTFYSQGINQSSSGVDKCNAIINCHLATGRIGKKGAGPFSITGQPNAMGGREVGGLANQLAAHMDFATPGAIELVQRFWQAPNMATQNGLKAVDLFQAMEAGKVKVVWIMSTNPMVSLPDTAQVRRALEKCELVIVSDCKAHTDTTAMADILLPATGWSEKDGTVTNSERRISRQRGMLPAPGEAKHDWWAICEVAKYLGFQSGFSYRSAHEIFVEHAALSAFENHGKRDFDIGHFSSMTQHEYHNLRPVQWPVPKGRPEGTERMFEDGRFFTHNGRARFIPIVPMLPQNTVSNEWPFVLNTGRVRDQWHTMTRTGDAALLSKHTAQPYIEIHPKDAKLLNIVDKSLVRVTSPYGDVLLKALISRAVSPGHVFAPIHWTQQFANASVVSNLIAQIADPLSGQPESKHASVQLEAVNPVYYGVIVSAEPLALNECVYWCRVPSKQGYHYEVVWSDRQTMSSLKSMWSDPLLGAETGEWLEYQNPITQQLRLVKVLKGVMSLLVYAHPRPESISADWLVSKLTTNTPLMQQDRLAILAGMPANVEDKGDIICSCYQVGSKQIDKAVAAGGDSVAALGAKLKCGTNCGSCIPELKSFLTVKAERSI from the coding sequence ATGACAACAACAAGCGTAAAAACAACCTGTCCCTATTGTGGTGTCGGTTGTGGGGTTGATGTGACCTTACCAGCGTCGTCTACCATGCCCATACCACCGGTTAAAGGGGACATGGATCATCCTGCGAACTTTGGACGTTTGTGTGTCAAAGGCAGTAGCCTAGCTCATACTATTCAATCGGACGATCGTTTGTTGACGCCTAGGGTGGAAGGCGCGTCTGTTTCTTGGGCGTCTGCTGCCCAAACCATTGCTGATAAAATCACCAAAGTGGTCAAGGAACATGGCCCAGACGCTTTCGCATTTTACTTGTCAGGGCAAATCCTTACGGAAGATTATTATGTCGCGAATAAACTGGCTAAGGGCTTTATTGGTACGGCAAACGTTGATACCAATTCTCGCTTGTGCATGGCATCGGCTGTTGTCGGCTATAAGCGTGCGTTTGGCTCAGATACGGTTCCTTGCAACTACGAAGATTTAGAATGTTGTGATTTGTTGATTATGGTGGGTTCCAATGCCGCTTGGACACATCCTATTTTGTATCAGCGAATCGCCGCTGAAAAAAAACGCCGACCAGCCATGAAGATTGTCGTGATTGACCCAAGAGAAACCGCGACATGCGATATAGCCGATTTGCATCTGGCGATTAAACCTGGCAGCGATGCCGGCCTATTTTCTTTCTTATTGAATTATTCGGCACAAGCCAATCTTTTAGACAGTGAATTTATCACGTCACACACTGACGGTTTTGAGCAAGCTGTGGCACAGGCCAACCAGTCAACACCGACATTAAAAGCCACCGCTGAATTTTGTGATGTCGAGCCCAATGATGTCATGCAATTGGCAAGCTGGTGGTCTGAAACGCCCAAAACGGTAACGTTTTATTCTCAGGGTATTAATCAGTCTTCATCAGGTGTGGATAAATGCAATGCCATTATCAACTGCCATTTAGCTACAGGGCGTATCGGTAAAAAAGGTGCGGGGCCATTTTCTATTACTGGCCAGCCAAATGCGATGGGCGGTCGAGAAGTGGGTGGATTGGCTAACCAACTTGCCGCCCACATGGATTTCGCAACACCTGGCGCGATTGAGTTAGTACAGCGCTTTTGGCAAGCTCCTAACATGGCGACACAAAACGGTTTAAAAGCGGTTGATTTATTCCAAGCGATGGAGGCAGGCAAGGTTAAAGTTGTGTGGATCATGTCGACCAATCCGATGGTGAGTTTGCCCGACACCGCGCAAGTTCGGCGTGCTCTGGAAAAATGCGAACTGGTGATTGTTAGTGACTGCAAAGCGCATACGGATACCACTGCCATGGCGGATATTTTATTACCCGCTACTGGCTGGAGCGAGAAAGACGGTACGGTCACTAACTCGGAGCGCCGTATTTCGCGCCAGCGTGGTATGTTGCCAGCCCCGGGTGAAGCAAAGCACGACTGGTGGGCGATTTGTGAAGTAGCGAAGTATTTGGGTTTTCAGTCGGGTTTTTCGTATCGCAGTGCTCATGAGATTTTTGTTGAGCATGCGGCATTATCGGCGTTTGAAAACCATGGTAAGCGAGATTTCGATATTGGGCATTTTAGTTCTATGACCCAACATGAATACCATAATTTGCGTCCCGTGCAGTGGCCCGTGCCAAAAGGACGTCCTGAAGGTACCGAGCGCATGTTTGAAGATGGGCGATTCTTTACACACAATGGTAGAGCGCGCTTTATACCCATTGTGCCGATGTTACCGCAAAATACCGTATCGAATGAATGGCCTTTTGTGTTAAACACCGGTCGTGTGCGCGATCAATGGCACACCATGACACGAACTGGTGACGCGGCTTTATTAAGCAAGCACACTGCGCAGCCTTATATTGAAATTCATCCCAAGGATGCAAAATTACTGAATATTGTAGACAAATCTTTGGTGCGAGTGACATCGCCTTATGGTGACGTGTTGTTAAAGGCGCTGATTAGCCGAGCGGTTTCTCCAGGTCATGTCTTTGCTCCAATTCATTGGACACAGCAATTTGCTAATGCCTCAGTGGTCTCCAATCTTATTGCTCAGATTGCAGATCCGTTGTCAGGGCAGCCAGAATCTAAGCATGCATCGGTTCAATTAGAGGCCGTAAATCCTGTGTATTATGGGGTGATTGTTTCAGCGGAGCCCTTGGCGTTGAATGAGTGTGTCTATTGGTGTCGGGTACCCTCAAAGCAGGGCTATCATTATGAAGTGGTTTGGTCAGATCGTCAGACAATGAGCTCACTAAAATCCATGTGGAGCGACCCACTTCTGGGTGCCGAAACAGGAGAATGGCTTGAGTATCAAAACCCGATTACTCAACAACTTCGTTTGGTGAAAGTGCTAAAGGGTGTGATGTCGCTCTTGGTGTATGCTCATCCAAGACCTGAGTCGATCTCAGCAGATTGGCTGGTATCAAAGTTGACAACAAATACGCCGCTGATGCAGCAAGATCGGTTGGCTATACTGGCTGGTATGCCTGCGAATGTAGAAGACAAAGGTGATATTATTTGTTCTTGTTATCAGGTGGGCAGTAAGCAAATCGATAAAGCGGTCGCAGCGGGGGGTGATAGTGTCGCGGCATTGGGCGCAAAACTGAAATGCGGGACCAATTGTGGCTCTTGTATACCAGAACTAAAATCTTTTCTTACCGTTAAGGCGGAGCGATCAATATGA
- the nirD gene encoding nitrite reductase small subunit NirD translates to MTMAWKLVCKKSDLVVGAGVAAMLNGEQVAVFYVPESENKVFAIGNWDPIGKANVLSRGLIAHLQNEWVVASPLYKQHFVLNSGKCLEEEMSVPHWQVKLEGDDVFLASI, encoded by the coding sequence ATGACAATGGCATGGAAATTAGTCTGCAAAAAAAGTGATTTGGTCGTTGGTGCCGGTGTTGCTGCCATGTTGAATGGTGAGCAGGTGGCGGTTTTTTACGTGCCTGAATCTGAGAATAAAGTGTTTGCGATCGGTAACTGGGATCCGATCGGTAAAGCCAATGTGTTGTCTCGTGGGTTGATCGCTCATTTGCAAAATGAGTGGGTTGTGGCGAGTCCGTTGTACAAGCAGCACTTTGTACTTAACTCAGGGAAGTGCTTAGAAGAAGAGATGTCTGTTCCTCATTGGCAAGTTAAGTTAGAAGGTGATGATGTCTTTCTTGCATCAATCTAA
- the nirB gene encoding nitrite reductase large subunit NirB: protein MTSTVSFLTTKPHLIVIGNGMVGHHFVEQIIAQSGHEVFDITVFGEEKYLAYDRVHLSEYFTGKGAADLAMTDGTLYDEHGVRYFTNSLVTEIDRAEKCLLLQNGESLSYDKLVLATGSYPFVPPIPGHKRDNTFVYRTLDDLDAIRACAQKVTRGTVVGGGLLGLEAANALKNLGLETSVVEFAPRLMPVQLDDKGGSVLKGMIEGLDVKVYTDTATKEIVDGDNAFHRMNFADGSHLETDLILFSAGIRPQDALAHQSGLVVGERGGISVNNHCQTSDEDIYAIGECALWNNRIFGLVAPGYAMAKSAAGHLMGDAGVTFTGADMSTKLKLLGCDVGSIGDAHAQSQGCKVFVYQDEISQSYRKMVVSEDGKKLLGAVLVGDNSYYDTLLQYYLNAIDLPEQAQALILPSMNGAPAALGVDALPATASICSCHNVSKQDISDAVCHGALSVGDVKGITKAGTGCGGCVALLKKVVDNELLALGVEVSTDLCEHFAFTRQDLYNLVKVEEIKSFDDLLHKHGKGHGCEICKPAVGSILASVWNDYVLKKEHISLQDTNDRFLANMQKDGTYSIVPRIPGGEITPDKLIVLGQVAKEYALYTKVTGGQRIDLFGATLSQLPEIWGKLIDAGFETGQAYGKSLRTVKSCVGSTWCRFGVNDSMTMAIDLENRYKGLRSPHKIKFAVSGCTRECAEAQSKDIGVIATEGGWNLYVCGNGGMKPRHGDLFATDLDDATLVKYIDRVLMFYTKTADRLQRTSVWMDGLEGGLEYLKDVVINDTLGLCDELEARMQHIVDTFQCEWKTTLEDQEALKTFRQFVNYDGDDTNVVFVEERDQIRPATDLEKQQLIAKVG from the coding sequence ATGACGTCAACAGTGTCTTTTCTTACGACAAAACCTCATCTCATCGTCATCGGAAACGGTATGGTAGGCCATCACTTTGTTGAGCAGATAATCGCTCAGAGTGGCCATGAAGTATTTGATATTACCGTGTTCGGTGAGGAGAAATATTTGGCTTACGACCGAGTTCACCTCAGCGAATATTTTACCGGCAAGGGCGCGGCCGATTTAGCAATGACAGACGGTACTTTGTACGACGAACATGGCGTACGTTACTTTACCAACAGCTTGGTGACGGAGATTGATCGCGCTGAAAAGTGTTTGCTATTGCAAAATGGTGAGTCCTTGTCTTATGACAAACTGGTTTTGGCAACAGGTTCTTATCCGTTTGTACCACCTATTCCTGGTCATAAGCGCGATAACACATTTGTGTACCGAACGCTGGACGATTTGGATGCGATTCGCGCTTGTGCTCAGAAAGTGACGCGCGGTACCGTAGTCGGCGGTGGTTTACTTGGACTTGAAGCCGCCAACGCACTCAAAAATCTAGGCCTTGAAACCAGTGTGGTTGAGTTTGCTCCACGCTTAATGCCAGTTCAATTGGATGATAAAGGTGGGTCTGTATTAAAGGGTATGATCGAAGGGTTGGACGTTAAAGTTTATACCGACACGGCCACTAAAGAGATTGTCGATGGTGATAACGCCTTTCACCGAATGAATTTTGCAGATGGCTCACACCTTGAAACGGATTTGATTTTATTTTCGGCAGGTATCCGACCTCAAGACGCTTTAGCGCATCAATCTGGGTTGGTTGTGGGTGAACGCGGTGGCATTAGCGTTAATAATCATTGTCAAACCAGTGACGAGGATATTTATGCGATAGGCGAGTGTGCTTTGTGGAACAACCGAATCTTTGGTTTGGTGGCGCCGGGTTATGCGATGGCAAAATCGGCGGCAGGACATCTTATGGGTGATGCTGGTGTGACGTTTACCGGTGCAGACATGAGTACCAAGCTTAAATTATTAGGATGTGATGTAGGTTCAATTGGAGATGCGCACGCTCAATCTCAGGGCTGTAAGGTGTTCGTTTATCAGGACGAGATCAGCCAAAGCTACCGTAAAATGGTGGTATCAGAAGACGGTAAAAAATTGTTAGGGGCTGTCTTAGTTGGCGATAACAGTTATTACGATACCTTGTTGCAGTATTATCTCAATGCCATTGATTTACCTGAACAAGCTCAAGCCCTTATTTTACCTTCCATGAATGGTGCTCCAGCGGCATTAGGTGTCGATGCCTTACCAGCAACGGCGTCTATTTGTAGCTGTCACAATGTGTCGAAACAAGATATTAGCGATGCGGTTTGTCATGGTGCCTTGTCGGTTGGCGATGTAAAGGGCATTACCAAAGCGGGCACAGGTTGTGGTGGGTGTGTCGCTTTACTGAAAAAAGTCGTCGATAACGAACTATTGGCTTTAGGTGTGGAAGTTAGCACCGATCTTTGTGAGCACTTCGCGTTTACACGTCAAGATTTGTACAACCTCGTAAAAGTGGAAGAAATTAAGAGCTTCGACGATTTATTACACAAACACGGTAAAGGGCATGGCTGCGAAATTTGTAAGCCCGCGGTGGGCTCTATACTAGCGAGCGTGTGGAACGACTATGTGCTTAAAAAAGAGCATATTAGCTTACAAGACACCAATGATCGTTTTTTAGCAAACATGCAAAAAGACGGGACTTATTCCATTGTTCCTAGGATTCCCGGCGGTGAAATCACACCCGATAAGCTGATTGTGTTAGGGCAAGTGGCCAAGGAATATGCGTTATACACTAAGGTGACCGGTGGTCAGCGCATTGATTTATTTGGCGCAACCTTGTCACAGTTACCAGAGATTTGGGGCAAATTGATAGACGCAGGCTTTGAAACAGGCCAAGCCTATGGCAAATCGCTGCGTACAGTAAAATCGTGCGTGGGCAGCACGTGGTGTCGTTTTGGTGTAAACGACAGCATGACAATGGCGATTGATTTAGAGAATCGTTATAAGGGATTGCGTTCTCCGCATAAGATCAAATTTGCGGTATCGGGCTGTACCCGAGAATGCGCCGAAGCACAAAGTAAAGACATTGGTGTGATTGCAACGGAAGGCGGATGGAATCTATATGTCTGTGGCAATGGGGGGATGAAGCCGCGCCATGGCGATTTATTTGCCACCGATTTAGACGATGCCACCTTGGTGAAATACATCGATCGTGTCTTGATGTTTTACACAAAAACCGCCGATCGTTTGCAGCGTACGTCAGTATGGATGGACGGGCTTGAAGGCGGTCTAGAGTATCTAAAAGACGTAGTGATTAACGATACGTTAGGTTTGTGCGATGAGCTTGAAGCGCGCATGCAGCATATTGTTGATACCTTTCAGTGCGAATGGAAGACCACATTAGAAGACCAAGAAGCGCTGAAAACGTTCCGCCAATTCGTTAATTATGACGGTGACGATACCAACGTGGTGTTTGTGGAGGAGCGTGATCAAATACGCCCTGCAACAGACCTCGAAAAACAGCAACTTATTGCAAAGGTGGGTTAA
- a CDS encoding NAD(P)/FAD-dependent oxidoreductase, which translates to MPSFPNAMNKQRLVIVGAGMAGSKLAHDMQQAHGDRFHIVLIGEEPRLGYNRIMLSSLLANDITARDMALVNTHEMLQHGIDMIVSDPVVNVNLDDKSLQLASGKEINYDQLVMATGSRSTILPIGGAEADNVMGFRTWQDVDVMTALPDQQSIVVVGGGLLGLEAAVGLVKRGHKVTVFHRSRWLLNRQLDEPAAALLQSRLKQMGVEFRLGESPDSFIQEKAGRVSQVVCQNGDLMDVDLVVMAAGITPEIALAKNAGLQTHRAIIVDSKMATSHENVFAIGECCEFNQQTFGLVAPIWTQIRVLTQVLAGESDEFAIESTPTKLKVSGVNLFSVGRIEPIHDDTCIVFNDVEGDHYRKLVVNDGLLVGAILYGNVADGSWYFQLIQNKTDVSNSLDLLVFGEAYCRLQAA; encoded by the coding sequence ATGCCTAGTTTTCCTAACGCAATGAATAAGCAACGGTTGGTTATTGTGGGGGCCGGTATGGCGGGCAGCAAGTTGGCTCACGATATGCAGCAAGCTCATGGCGATCGTTTTCACATCGTTTTAATCGGTGAGGAGCCACGGCTAGGTTACAACCGAATTATGTTGTCTTCTTTGTTGGCGAATGACATTACCGCACGTGATATGGCGTTGGTCAATACACATGAGATGCTGCAACACGGCATTGATATGATCGTCAGTGACCCTGTCGTTAACGTGAATTTAGATGACAAATCCCTTCAATTAGCCAGCGGCAAAGAGATCAACTACGACCAGCTCGTTATGGCGACAGGTTCTCGTTCCACTATCTTGCCTATCGGTGGCGCCGAAGCGGATAACGTGATGGGATTTCGCACTTGGCAAGATGTGGATGTGATGACCGCGTTACCCGATCAGCAATCAATCGTTGTGGTGGGTGGTGGCTTATTAGGTCTGGAGGCAGCAGTCGGCCTAGTAAAGCGCGGTCACAAGGTAACTGTGTTTCATCGTTCAAGATGGTTATTAAACCGCCAACTGGACGAGCCGGCCGCCGCACTATTGCAATCGCGTTTGAAGCAAATGGGCGTTGAGTTTCGTCTCGGTGAATCGCCTGACTCATTTATTCAAGAAAAGGCGGGTCGCGTGTCTCAGGTTGTTTGTCAAAATGGCGACCTAATGGACGTTGATCTTGTGGTTATGGCAGCGGGTATTACGCCTGAAATAGCATTGGCAAAAAACGCAGGATTGCAAACCCATCGTGCGATTATCGTCGATTCTAAAATGGCAACTTCCCACGAGAACGTCTTCGCGATAGGGGAGTGTTGTGAGTTTAATCAGCAGACGTTTGGTTTAGTGGCACCGATTTGGACACAAATTCGTGTATTAACGCAGGTGTTGGCGGGTGAATCGGATGAGTTTGCCATCGAGTCAACACCAACAAAATTAAAAGTATCGGGCGTGAATCTGTTTTCCGTAGGTCGGATTGAACCGATACACGACGATACCTGCATCGTTTTTAACGATGTGGAGGGCGATCATTATCGCAAACTGGTGGTCAATGACGGCTTGCTGGTGGGCGCTATTCTGTATGGCAATGTGGCCGATGGAAGCTGGTATTTTCAGCTTATTCAAAATAAGACCGATGTTTCTAATAGCCTAGATTTGCTGGTGTTTGGTGAGGCGTATTGTCGCCTTCAGGCCGCTTAA
- a CDS encoding ABC transporter ATP-binding protein has translation MATHLDISHVSIEFPTPKGPFKALDNVSLKIEKGEFVSLIGHSGCGKSTVLNIVAGLYDATEGGILLDGKEVKGPGPERAVVFQNHSLLPWLTSYQNVELAVKRVFRKTKTKKEMHDWIMHNLELVHMTHAADKRPDEISGGMKQRVGIARALAMEPSVLLMDEPFGALDALTRAHLQDSLMEIQKDLNNTVIMITHDVDEAVLLSDRIVMMTNGPEASVGEILHVDLERPRDRLALANDPRYVDYRTQVLTFLYEKQRKVEPIQRAVKSKETATKAAHA, from the coding sequence ATGGCGACACATTTAGACATCAGTCACGTTTCTATTGAGTTTCCGACGCCAAAAGGGCCGTTTAAGGCATTGGATAACGTCAGTTTAAAAATTGAAAAAGGCGAGTTCGTTTCTCTTATCGGTCACTCTGGGTGCGGTAAGTCCACGGTGTTGAATATCGTTGCGGGTTTGTATGACGCTACCGAAGGTGGCATTTTGCTCGACGGAAAAGAAGTGAAAGGGCCAGGGCCAGAGCGTGCAGTGGTCTTTCAAAATCACTCACTATTACCTTGGTTGACGTCCTATCAAAATGTCGAGTTAGCGGTAAAAAGAGTGTTCAGAAAAACCAAAACGAAGAAAGAAATGCACGACTGGATCATGCATAACTTAGAGTTGGTGCATATGACGCACGCTGCTGATAAGCGTCCAGATGAAATCTCTGGCGGTATGAAACAGCGCGTAGGTATTGCTCGAGCTTTGGCGATGGAGCCGAGTGTCTTGTTGATGGATGAGCCTTTTGGTGCGCTTGACGCGTTGACAAGAGCGCATTTACAAGACTCGCTTATGGAAATTCAAAAAGATCTTAATAATACCGTGATTATGATTACCCATGATGTGGACGAAGCGGTTTTATTGTCGGACCGCATTGTCATGATGACAAACGGTCCAGAAGCCAGCGTGGGGGAAATTTTACACGTGGATTTAGAGCGTCCACGGGATCGTTTGGCTTTAGCGAATGACCCTAGATATGTCGATTATCGCACCCAAGTGTTGACGTTTTTGTATGAAAAGCAACGAAAAGTAGAGCCTATTCAGCGAGCGGTGAAGTCCAAAGAAACCGCGACCAAGGCCGCCCATGCCTAG